In Castor canadensis chromosome 11, mCasCan1.hap1v2, whole genome shotgun sequence, a single genomic region encodes these proteins:
- the C11H17orf58 gene encoding UPF0450 protein C17orf58 homolog isoform X3 codes for MTARALWLLCLIVGSSPEAPVAERKASPPHSRKPDPGDGAKTPALREPPFPEAPRRPRAAETTAAAPRAWPDLRRRKPQPPAENQAGFREAARAPAVPLGPRLAQADNRASPRRVLAPEVSLRRARARSVRFPGARPSARAPPGPAHPNRPRAAAPNLGLEPAPPPPQPPPPPLGDAEPCARACSADLDERESYCASEFAVNGIVRDVDVLGAGIRLVTLLVDRDGLYKMNRLYITPDGFFFQVHILALDSSSCNKPCLEFKPAGTL; via the exons ATGACAGCTAGAGCCCTATGGCTCCTCTGTCTGATCGTCGGATCATCCCCCGAGGCCCCAGTGGCGGAGAGAAAAG CCTCCCCACCGCACAGCAGAAAGCCCGACCCCGGCGACGGCGCGAAGACACCCGCGCTCAGGGAGCCGCCGTTCCCCGAGGCCCCGCGCCGGCCGCGCGCAGCGGAAACTACCGCCGCCGCCCCCCGCGCCTGGCCCGACCTCCGGCGCCGGAAGCCCCAGCCGCCCGCTGAGAACCAGGCCGGCTTCCGGGAGGCCGCGCGCGCGCCCGCCGTGCCGCTGGGCCCGCGCCTCGCTCAGGCGGACAACCGCGCGTCGCCGCGCCGCGTGCTCGCGCCGGAGGTCTCCCTACGGCGCGCGCGCGCCCGGTCCGTGCGCTTCCCAGGCGCCCGGCCGTCCGCGCGCGCGCCCCCTGGCCCCGCCCACCCCAACCGGCCGCGCGCCGCCGCGCCGAACCTCGGACTCGagcccgcgccgccgccgcctcagccgccgccgccgccgctgggGGACGCCGAGCCCTGCGCGCGCGCCTGCAGCGCGGACCTGGACGAGCGCGAGTCGTACTGCGCGAGCGAGTTCG CAGTGAACGGAATCGTGCGAGATGTGGACGTGCTGGGCGCCGGGATCCGGCTGGTGACTCTGCTGGTGGACCGGGACGGGCTGTACAAGATGAACCGTCTGTACATCACTCCAGACGGGTTTTTCTTCCAAGTCCACATACTAGCCCTGGACTCCTCCAGTTGCAATAAGCCATGCTTAGAATTTAAACCTG CAGGTACATTGTGA
- the C11H17orf58 gene encoding UPF0450 protein C17orf58 homolog isoform X1 — MTARALWLLCLIVGSSPEAPVAERKASPPHSRKPDPGDGAKTPALREPPFPEAPRRPRAAETTAAAPRAWPDLRRRKPQPPAENQAGFREAARAPAVPLGPRLAQADNRASPRRVLAPEVSLRRARARSVRFPGARPSARAPPGPAHPNRPRAAAPNLGLEPAPPPPQPPPPPLGDAEPCARACSADLDERESYCASEFAVNGIVRDVDVLGAGIRLVTLLVDRDGLYKMNRLYITPDGFFFQVHILALDSSSCNKPCLEFKPGSRYIVMGHLYHKRRQLPAALLQVLRGRLRPGDGLLGRSSSYVKRFNRRRDRQVQGAVHSQCV, encoded by the exons ATGACAGCTAGAGCCCTATGGCTCCTCTGTCTGATCGTCGGATCATCCCCCGAGGCCCCAGTGGCGGAGAGAAAAG CCTCCCCACCGCACAGCAGAAAGCCCGACCCCGGCGACGGCGCGAAGACACCCGCGCTCAGGGAGCCGCCGTTCCCCGAGGCCCCGCGCCGGCCGCGCGCAGCGGAAACTACCGCCGCCGCCCCCCGCGCCTGGCCCGACCTCCGGCGCCGGAAGCCCCAGCCGCCCGCTGAGAACCAGGCCGGCTTCCGGGAGGCCGCGCGCGCGCCCGCCGTGCCGCTGGGCCCGCGCCTCGCTCAGGCGGACAACCGCGCGTCGCCGCGCCGCGTGCTCGCGCCGGAGGTCTCCCTACGGCGCGCGCGCGCCCGGTCCGTGCGCTTCCCAGGCGCCCGGCCGTCCGCGCGCGCGCCCCCTGGCCCCGCCCACCCCAACCGGCCGCGCGCCGCCGCGCCGAACCTCGGACTCGagcccgcgccgccgccgcctcagccgccgccgccgccgctgggGGACGCCGAGCCCTGCGCGCGCGCCTGCAGCGCGGACCTGGACGAGCGCGAGTCGTACTGCGCGAGCGAGTTCG CAGTGAACGGAATCGTGCGAGATGTGGACGTGCTGGGCGCCGGGATCCGGCTGGTGACTCTGCTGGTGGACCGGGACGGGCTGTACAAGATGAACCGTCTGTACATCACTCCAGACGGGTTTTTCTTCCAAGTCCACATACTAGCCCTGGACTCCTCCAGTTGCAATAAGCCATGCTTAGAATTTAAACCTG GCAGCAGGTACATTGTGATGGGCCACCTCTACCACAAGCGACGGCAGCTCCCTGCGGCGCTGCTCCAGGTCCTGAGAGGGCGCCTGCGTCCAGGAGACGGACTGCTCGGGAGAAGCAGCAGCTACGTGAAAAGGTTTAACCGCAGAAGGGACCGGCAGGTGCAAGGTGCAGTTCACAGCCAGTGCGTCTGA
- the C11H17orf58 gene encoding UPF0450 protein C17orf58 homolog isoform X2, with protein sequence MTARALWLLCLIVGSSPEAPVAERKASPPHSRKPDPGDGAKTPALREPPFPEAPRRPRAAETTAAAPRAWPDLRRRKPQPPAENQAGFREAARAPAVPLGPRLAQADNRASPRRVLAPEVSLRRARARSVRFPGARPSARAPPGPAHPNRPRAAAPNLGLEPAPPPPQPPPPPLGDAEPCARACSADLDERESYCASEFAAVNGIVRDVDVLGAGIRLVTLLVDRDGLYKMNRLYITPDGFFFQVHILALDSSSCNKPCLEFKPGSRYIVMGHLYHKRRQLPAALLQVLRGRLRPGDGLLGRSSSYVKRFNRRRDRQVQGAVHSQCV encoded by the exons ATGACAGCTAGAGCCCTATGGCTCCTCTGTCTGATCGTCGGATCATCCCCCGAGGCCCCAGTGGCGGAGAGAAAAG CCTCCCCACCGCACAGCAGAAAGCCCGACCCCGGCGACGGCGCGAAGACACCCGCGCTCAGGGAGCCGCCGTTCCCCGAGGCCCCGCGCCGGCCGCGCGCAGCGGAAACTACCGCCGCCGCCCCCCGCGCCTGGCCCGACCTCCGGCGCCGGAAGCCCCAGCCGCCCGCTGAGAACCAGGCCGGCTTCCGGGAGGCCGCGCGCGCGCCCGCCGTGCCGCTGGGCCCGCGCCTCGCTCAGGCGGACAACCGCGCGTCGCCGCGCCGCGTGCTCGCGCCGGAGGTCTCCCTACGGCGCGCGCGCGCCCGGTCCGTGCGCTTCCCAGGCGCCCGGCCGTCCGCGCGCGCGCCCCCTGGCCCCGCCCACCCCAACCGGCCGCGCGCCGCCGCGCCGAACCTCGGACTCGagcccgcgccgccgccgcctcagccgccgccgccgccgctgggGGACGCCGAGCCCTGCGCGCGCGCCTGCAGCGCGGACCTGGACGAGCGCGAGTCGTACTGCGCGAGCGAGTTCG CAGCAGTGAACGGAATCGTGCGAGATGTGGACGTGCTGGGCGCCGGGATCCGGCTGGTGACTCTGCTGGTGGACCGGGACGGGCTGTACAAGATGAACCGTCTGTACATCACTCCAGACGGGTTTTTCTTCCAAGTCCACATACTAGCCCTGGACTCCTCCAGTTGCAATAAGCCATGCTTAGAATTTAAACCTG GCAGCAGGTACATTGTGATGGGCCACCTCTACCACAAGCGACGGCAGCTCCCTGCGGCGCTGCTCCAGGTCCTGAGAGGGCGCCTGCGTCCAGGAGACGGACTGCTCGGGAGAAGCAGCAGCTACGTGAAAAGGTTTAACCGCAGAAGGGACCGGCAGGTGCAAGGTGCAGTTCACAGCCAGTGCGTCTGA